In a genomic window of Struthio camelus isolate bStrCam1 chromosome 16, bStrCam1.hap1, whole genome shotgun sequence:
- the GOSR1 gene encoding Golgi SNAP receptor complex member 1 isoform X4 yields MAAGSSNYWEDLRKQARQLENELDLKLVSFSKLCTSYSGARDGRRDSSDTTPLLNGSSQDRMFETMAVEIEQLLGKLTGINDKMAEYTNSAGVPSLNAALMHTLQRHRDILQDYTHEFHKTKANFLAIRERENLLGSVRKDIESYKSGSGVNNRRTELFLKEHEHLRNDYFSVQVGGYLLLAISRKHLRRKSSALQWNVVGKLHVFWAFYMARM; encoded by the exons ATGGCGGCGGGGAGCAGCAACTACTGGGAAG ACCTCAGGAAGCAGGCGAGGCAGCTGGAGAACGAGCTGGACCTCAAGCTGGTCTCCTTCAGCAAGCTGTGCACCAGCTACAGCGGCGCCCGAGACGGAAGGCGCGACAG CTCTGACACGACTCCTCTCTTAAATGGATCGAGCCAGGACAGAATGTTTGAGACTATGGCTGTGGAGATTGAACAACTTCTGGGAAAG CTTACTGGAATAAATGATAAAATGGCAGAATATACAAATAGTGCTGGAGTCCCATCCCTGAATGCTGCACTGATGCATACGTTACAGCGTCACAGAGATATATTACAG GATTATACTCACGAATTccacaaaaccaaagcaaacttTTTGGCAATAAGAGAAAGGGAGAATCTGTTGGGATCAGTACGAAAAGATATTGA ATCGTATAAAAGTGGATCTGGTGTGAATAACAGAAGAACAGAGCTATTCCTGAAGGAACATGAACACCTTCGAAA TGACTACTTTTCTGTACAAGTTGGTGGCTATCTTCTGTTGGCAATAAGTAGGAAGCACTTGAGGAGGAAAAGCAGCGCGCTCCAATGGAACGTCGTTGGAAAGCTGCATGTCTTTTGGGCCTTCTATATGGCCAGGATGTAA
- the GOSR1 gene encoding Golgi SNAP receptor complex member 1 isoform X3, with the protein MAAGSSNYWEDLRKQARQLENELDLKLVSFSKLCTSYSGARDGRRDRYSSDTTPLLNGSSQDRMFETMAVEIEQLLGKLTGINDKMAEYTNSAGVPSLNAALMHTLQRHRDILQDYTHEFHKTKANFLAIRERENLLGSVRKDIESYKSGSGVNNRRTELFLKEHEHLRNDYFSVQVGGYLLLAISRKHLRRKSSALQWNVVGKLHVFWAFYMARM; encoded by the exons ATGGCGGCGGGGAGCAGCAACTACTGGGAAG ACCTCAGGAAGCAGGCGAGGCAGCTGGAGAACGAGCTGGACCTCAAGCTGGTCTCCTTCAGCAAGCTGTGCACCAGCTACAGCGGCGCCCGAGACGGAAGGCGCGACAGGTATAG CTCTGACACGACTCCTCTCTTAAATGGATCGAGCCAGGACAGAATGTTTGAGACTATGGCTGTGGAGATTGAACAACTTCTGGGAAAG CTTACTGGAATAAATGATAAAATGGCAGAATATACAAATAGTGCTGGAGTCCCATCCCTGAATGCTGCACTGATGCATACGTTACAGCGTCACAGAGATATATTACAG GATTATACTCACGAATTccacaaaaccaaagcaaacttTTTGGCAATAAGAGAAAGGGAGAATCTGTTGGGATCAGTACGAAAAGATATTGA ATCGTATAAAAGTGGATCTGGTGTGAATAACAGAAGAACAGAGCTATTCCTGAAGGAACATGAACACCTTCGAAA TGACTACTTTTCTGTACAAGTTGGTGGCTATCTTCTGTTGGCAATAAGTAGGAAGCACTTGAGGAGGAAAAGCAGCGCGCTCCAATGGAACGTCGTTGGAAAGCTGCATGTCTTTTGGGCCTTCTATATGGCCAGGATGTAA